Below is a genomic region from Brassica oleracea var. oleracea cultivar TO1000 chromosome C9, BOL, whole genome shotgun sequence.
GCAAACCAATGGACATTTAAAGAAGGCATAGCTAGGAAGTAAAAGAAAGTAGAAACCTAGCTGGGGAGCTAAGACTACAAGATAAGATGTCATAGGAAAAAAAGAAACGGAGGGATATTAACGTCTTTCTCAAAACCTATAAATATCCTTATAATTAACATATAGAAATATGCTAAAAATGAAATAAGTTACACAACTAGTAATTAGCAAGAGTATGAGCATCAAAAGTTGAAGAGGGAAGTTCTCACACATCCTAAAAAAAAAAATTATAATAATAAAAGCTGGTGAACTCATCTCGTTACGCTCCTTCCGCATAAATCCGGGTCATTACTGTTTAGCGGGCTCTACGTCACGTGGCGGTCCGCTATTGGCCAGGTTTTTTTAAAAATTAAAAACAAAAAAAAATCAAACTAAAGATAAATAAAAAAATAATTAAAAAATCAAATTGTGAACCCCAACCCGGGGTTCTTTAATACGCTTGCTCTAAAGGCCATTGATTGAAGGCTTGAAGCTAACTGCTTCACCTCGCCGCATCAGAGACACCTATGAGAATTTACTTCAGTCTATCTTCACACGTGTTTTTGGTGTTGCCTTCAATTTTCTAACCTGAAGACTCTGCCGAACCACTTGTCACATTAATCCCACGGAAAAACATGAAGTAGACTTGACCATAACAGTACACTTTTTTATCATATTGTCACAATTTTATTTTATTTTTACATTTGTAGTTAGAAAAATCACAAACATATAAAATAAATGTTCCATTGAAATTTGAGTCTCAGGAATTTTACATTTTCCGGAATTTTCCATAATAACTTACAAATAAAAAGGCTAAACAAATTAATGATGCAAAAGCTTAGATTAAATAAACATTGTTAATCAGAATACAACCCAATTCCATTTGCCAGACTCATCATGCAGAGCTCTGGCCTGACCCGGTTAACAGAAGCAACCGGGTCAGATGCATACAGGTTCTTCAGAACTGTTCAAAATAGATGATCCTCTGTTTGTCCTTTTACATACTCTGTTTCTCAATGTGTCGCACCGTTACTTTCACTACTCTGCCGCACCACCTGATCATTACCCTCCACGTCATCACCATCTTCATCTTCATCATCGTCACACGTACAGCTTTTTTCTACCGGCGTCGCCAAGTAAGTGGGGTTCACGTCTCCGGCCATAATCACCAAGAACTTCTCTGGCAAAGCTACAGCCTTCACCTCCTTCTCAGGTTTCGCATCTCCAGCTTCAAGATCTCTATCCCTGCTCTGATTTTCCTCACCGTCGAGATAACCGGAGAGACGCCAATAAGAGCAAGCGAGGATTAGAAGAGCAAAGGCGATGAGACCAAGCATCGCAGCTAAACCACCGAAGAGATAAGGAACCGGTGAATGCCACGGCGAGTGAGGTCCTCCCATGGCTGTTCTGTTCCCGTCTACGTTTTCTCTTGGAGCGTAATATTGTCTCCCTTCCATTTTCTTACACCGAGAGAAAGAGAAAGAAAGAACAAAATAAGTGGTTTTGAGATTTTTTTTTTTTTTACCTAATAGAAAATGTTTTGGTTAGAGGAGGAGAAATGTGACGAAAGGATTTATAGAACAGGAAAGTTGTTTTTGGTTTATATATTTTGATTGATTTAAAAATTCATATAGTATTTATAAATCCAAGTAAAATATGCAAATCCGGAGGTTTTTTCTCGGATTTGAGTTTTTGTATTTTTAACTAAAAAATTCAAATAAATCTATTATTAAATCAAATATATTAGTAAATCCGTACGATTGAATAACATTTGATTTGATATAGAATTTATGAATCATTAAACTAATAACACATGATTTTAATACATATTTGAAAATCATAGAACCAATAACACTAGATTTAGTTCGGATTTTCAAATCCATTAAAATACAAAAACCAATAACCCGTACTAACTAGAGAGCAAGCCAGTTAACGTTGTGGATTGTGTGTGACGTATAATCCATTTTATTATTTTGCGTATTGGATTCTTTTTGGTTCATTAGTTTTTTTTCTTTTCATTTTGAGTGTTTTGGAAGACCACTCTCCCATCCATCTTTATTGTTTTCAATCTTTATTGTTTTATAATAAAAACCATAAAATAGAAATAGACTTTTGTTCCAATGTATTTTTTTTTATAATAGAGGACTGCTATATTTTTTATACTAAAATAATGTTATTTTTTCTTCTATGTTTAAAGATAAAAATTAGCATTGTTATACAGTAGAAGAAAATATAGCATTATTTAGTAGATAATATATTTGGCAAAAACACATCTCTATTTCTATTTACAGTTTCTTTATTAAGTATTAAAAAAAGAAATGGGTTGGAGATGCTTTGATGTGAAAAAGAAAAAAAAACGAATTCCGTTTACGTTTATCAATCATCATTCATGATGATTGTGTGGAGTCGTGACGTCATAACTATGCTTTGTATTCTTCTGTCCCGTTTGCTAAAGTAATTGAGGCGATGTAAAAGAATGTATAAACATCAACAAAAATTTATATGAACTCAAGAAGTTTAGATAAAATAAGTTTTGCTATTAATGGAGATTTATATTTGATGTATCAGCAAACACTCTTAATCGAGTAGTAATTTTTTCTGTAACATTTGCGGTTGTAGAGATTTTAAATTCATTTACAGTTTGTCAGTTTCTAAAACATACAGCTATTTCCTCAGTTTCTAAATTTACTTACATGCTTGAAATATATCACATGTTAATTGTTAATTTATCTTTTTCTAGAGTTATGAAAAGATATGATTATAAGAAAAATTCACATCAACAATTAATAGTGACTTCTTTGTATTTACATTCGTATCCAATAAGAAATATCCATGTGACACCTAAAGTGTATGCAGAGATTCTAATTTTATGCGTATAGATAAGGTTATGCATGTGTATATAGCGAGCCGTCTAGGTATGAGTTTGCGTTGGTTAGTTAGGTGATTAGTTGGGACCCAAATTAAGGTGGTGTGTTTCTTAATCAGTATTCCTTACTGCTTTGCAGCTTAATTAGTGGATGTTTTCCGAAAATATCTTAGTATCAATCATTTTTTTAAAGATAAACAATTGTTTGAACCGAGACCGTCGATAAACTAGTAAAGAGAAAAGGATGAGTTATCTTCGGTGGATCAAGACAAAGACGTGTTTTATTAGATCAAGTGAACGCTCAGTCGTATTACAAGGAGGAGAAAACAAGGAAATGAACCGGCGAAAGCTGGTTTGCCGGAGAATACAAGTCGGCGAGAATAAGATGTAGAACCCTAGTTTCTAGCCGAAAGTAAGTGTGTGGTGATTTGCGGATCACTTCATCGTTGTCTCTCCTCCTCCTTTTATAGACGGTCTTCTGTTGACCTAATTCGACTTGACGTAACGGGCCTTCTCAACGATTGGGCCGAGGTGTCGGGCCGCTGAACCGAGTCGTCGAGCCGAAGACTTTCGGTCGTTCGTTCTACCGGCTAAAAGTAGTCCGAAGTCGAGTCGGCTACTGGCTCGCGAGTCGACGAGACGAGCTCATCTGTTTTGATCATGTGTCAGGACAATTATCATGTGGACCTTTTGGGAGGTCAGACCCATACCCAACAACAAGGGAATTGTAATATATGTAATCACTAATTATAACACCTAAGCACTGTTATGTAATAGATAAATAGCAACCAACCATTCAGATAGTGTCGAATCCACTGAAGCAACCTCGAATAAACTATGGCATGACTGTATGCTAATATCTGCGTAGTAGTATGTTATGCTATAAATAGTCGCACTGTTTAAGCAGCTTAAAATCAACGAGGCATGAAGATAGATTCTAATTAGAAGGGGAAATTTTTTATCGATGATAGATAACTAGTGATCCTCTGAACTATTTATACATTGATAACATATATGCATGATTCTACAGAAAAGGGAATAGAAAAACACAATCAAACGAAATACGGATTAGACCTTGTCTAAAGATCAAACACTCACATGTATTTTTTGTAGATATTTTTTCTTTAACAAAATAAAAGTATATATTTAATAGGGAAATTTGATCCAGTAATTAAAAAAACAAATATTTCACCAACTTCTCTCCTTTTCTTTTTCTTCCTATCTCTCTCCCTGCCTTCTTACTACAAATCTAATATTTTCTCCAATATAGTCATTCATCAAATTTACCCTATTTAATAAATATCAACATAAAACGCAAGCCTCAGTTTATTTTATTCAACTGTTATGACTGAAACATTTTAAATTGTTTACTTCAAGCCAGATCAATTTAATCCTAAAAACAGAATGAATGAACGAAACTGTTTTAAATTTATAAATCAAATCGATATAATCTAAAAAAGATGATGTAAAATTGAATTAAAACCTCATTAAACTATTTTTGTAATTTCCAAGAACTTGAATTCAAACCTAATTTAAAATGTATTTACTTATCGGATAACCATCCAATTTCCCCAATTGTATTTTTTTGTTACCATAGATCACGTAGAACGAAAAACTTTTTTGATGAAAAACGCATATGGCAGCTCACCCAACACCATTGTATGCTTCAACAAGTGACTATCGGTTTTATGATTAAGAAAATCTTATGTAGCAGAATGATCACTCTAAAAGAACATACCTAATATTAAAAAGGAAAAAAGACCATACCAAATTTTACTAAGAGTTTGACTAAGAGTTCATTAATGCTTTTATACTGGGATGTCTAGGGATCAAATCCCAGAAAACGCAAATTATGCAGATTATGGAAAAAAATAGTTACAAGAGGTCTTCAACATGGTGCATGGCGTATCATCGAACATGGATCTCATAGAATGGCTCGAAGTGATGCAGTCAGACGTGCATTCTCATATGATGGTAGAATTACCGGCTGTAAAATCGTCTATGTAATATTTCTCATCGTTGTAATAACATAATTAATCAGACGTTAAAAAAAATTACGTTTAAATATTATTTTAGTGTAATTAAAGGAATACAATATATAGGTATATACACATTAAAAAGGGAAAGTGCAAAACCAAACGGAGAAAGCTGGAAACAACATATATCAAACCATATCCCTCAGGGGTCAACTATCTCATCAATGCTAACTAAATATATAACTTGAAGAATATTGTGAGAAAACTAAAAGGGTCCCCCACATTGTTGCACAGTCTATTTGGATCAAACTTTATTTTAGACATGCGCATAATATCCATAACCCGAAATCCGAATCGAACCCGAACCGAAAAACCCGATCCGTATCCGATCTGAAATGTAAAAAATATCTGAATGAGTCTTGTAAGGTGGTACAAAACATATCCAAACCCGAAGTGTTATTAATCGAACCCGAACGGGTAACCCGAAAAACCGAAAAAACCAAAAAATCCGAAAAAAAATATCCTAAGAAACCGATCTGAGTGTCCAAAATAATATACAATATAATTATATGAAACATGAATATATACTCCAAATATTCAATTTCATATTTATTTTGATATGTTATCTAACAATAAATATTTAAAATTTAAATAATTACCTTAAATACTTAATTATATATAAATAAATATATATTTCTTATTTTTTACTTTTAAATTTTAGATTTTATTTCGGGTATATCCGAACCGATCCGATATAACCCGAATCCGAATGATATATGATTACTTTATGGGTTCTATGATGTGATACAAAACCGATCCGAACCCGATGTGTTATATCCAAACCCGACCCGTAGTTGTAAATTTAGTAGAATGGGACCTAAGAAGTGTTATAA
It encodes:
- the LOC106316054 gene encoding protein GLUTAMINE DUMPER 3-like codes for the protein MEGRQYYAPRENVDGNRTAMGGPHSPWHSPVPYLFGGLAAMLGLIAFALLILACSYWRLSGYLDGEENQSRDRDLEAGDAKPEKEVKAVALPEKFLVIMAGDVNPTYLATPVEKSCTCDDDEDEDGDDVEGNDQVVRQSSESNGATH